In Massilia forsythiae, one DNA window encodes the following:
- the metG gene encoding methionine--tRNA ligase translates to MTRKLFVTTALPYANAAFHIGHMMEYIQADIWVRFQRMQQDNGQQRVVHFVGADDTHGTPIMIAAEKDGVTPQAFVARIAAGRQQYLDGFHIAFDNWYSTDSPENVDLSQGIYRKLRDAGLIYTKTVDRFYDTAKGMFLADRNIKGECPVCHAKDQYGDNCEVCGAAYQPTELINPFSVFTGSTPVLKPSEQYFFKLSDPRCFQFLKDWLNTPGRLQPEMVNKVSEWLGENGEKLADWDISRDAPYFGIPIPDAPGKFFYVWLDAPVGYLASLKNYFEKQGLDYEAFLQDPSAEQVHFIGKDIVSFHLLFWPAMLNFSGHPIIDKLKVNVHGHLTVNNEKMSKSRGTGISPLRYLELKMNPEWLRYYLAFKLNSKVEDLDFNGDDFVARVNSDLIGKYVNIASRCAGFIAKKFDGKLAASLSDDAKGWIARALNGEQGERQASIAANFESREFGKALREIMEVADVANRYVDENKPWILAKDEAKTAELHEVCTTALILFRQLTILLSPVLPQVAARVQEFLGDAAFGWADTQGDTVYTSMLGRTIGAYSHLMQRVDAKMVEDLFDKPGVATPAQVAAPTAAAAATTPAAGTAASAAAGPADAGVQAAAGDIEELAPEISIDDFTKIDLRVAKIVNCEHVEGSSKLLRLTLDVGEGRHRNVFSGIKSAYQPEQLIGKLTVLVANLAPRKMKFGVSEGMVLCASAKDEKANPGLYLLEPVSGAQPGMRIR, encoded by the coding sequence ATGACACGCAAGCTGTTCGTCACCACCGCCCTGCCCTACGCCAACGCCGCCTTCCACATCGGCCACATGATGGAATACATCCAGGCCGACATCTGGGTCCGCTTCCAGCGCATGCAGCAAGACAACGGCCAGCAACGCGTGGTGCACTTCGTCGGCGCCGACGATACCCACGGCACGCCGATCATGATCGCCGCGGAAAAGGACGGCGTGACGCCGCAAGCATTCGTGGCGCGCATCGCTGCCGGCCGCCAGCAATACCTGGACGGCTTCCACATCGCCTTCGATAACTGGTATTCGACCGATTCGCCGGAAAACGTCGATTTGTCACAGGGCATCTACCGCAAGCTGCGCGATGCCGGACTGATCTATACGAAAACCGTCGACCGCTTCTACGACACTGCCAAGGGCATGTTCCTGGCCGACCGCAACATCAAGGGAGAGTGCCCGGTGTGCCATGCCAAGGACCAGTACGGCGACAACTGCGAAGTCTGCGGCGCCGCCTACCAGCCGACCGAGCTGATCAACCCGTTCTCGGTATTCACCGGCTCGACCCCGGTCCTGAAGCCGTCCGAGCAGTACTTCTTCAAGCTGTCCGACCCGCGCTGCTTCCAGTTCCTCAAGGACTGGCTGAACACGCCGGGCCGCCTGCAGCCGGAAATGGTCAACAAGGTCTCCGAATGGCTCGGTGAAAACGGCGAAAAGCTGGCCGACTGGGACATCTCGCGCGACGCGCCCTATTTCGGCATCCCGATCCCGGACGCGCCGGGCAAATTCTTTTACGTGTGGCTGGACGCGCCGGTCGGCTACCTGGCCAGCCTCAAGAACTATTTCGAAAAGCAGGGCCTGGACTACGAGGCCTTCCTCCAGGACCCGAGCGCGGAGCAGGTGCACTTCATCGGCAAGGACATCGTCTCCTTCCACCTGCTGTTCTGGCCGGCGATGCTGAATTTTTCGGGCCACCCGATCATCGACAAGCTGAAGGTCAACGTGCACGGCCACCTGACCGTGAACAACGAAAAGATGTCGAAATCGCGCGGCACCGGCATCTCGCCGCTGCGCTACCTGGAACTGAAGATGAACCCGGAGTGGCTGCGCTACTACCTGGCGTTCAAATTGAACAGCAAGGTCGAGGACCTGGACTTCAACGGCGACGACTTCGTGGCGCGCGTGAACAGCGACCTGATCGGCAAGTACGTGAACATCGCCAGCCGCTGCGCCGGCTTCATCGCCAAGAAGTTCGACGGCAAGCTGGCCGCGTCGCTGTCGGACGACGCCAAGGGTTGGATCGCGCGCGCGCTGAACGGCGAGCAGGGCGAACGCCAGGCCAGCATCGCCGCCAATTTCGAGTCGCGCGAGTTCGGCAAGGCGCTGCGCGAGATCATGGAAGTGGCCGACGTCGCCAACCGCTACGTCGACGAGAACAAGCCGTGGATCCTGGCCAAGGACGAAGCGAAGACCGCGGAACTGCACGAAGTCTGCACCACGGCATTGATCCTGTTCCGCCAGCTGACCATCCTGCTGTCGCCGGTGCTGCCGCAGGTGGCGGCGCGCGTGCAGGAGTTCCTGGGCGACGCTGCCTTCGGCTGGGCCGATACGCAGGGCGACACGGTGTACACGTCGATGCTGGGCCGTACCATCGGCGCCTACAGCCACCTGATGCAGCGCGTCGACGCCAAGATGGTCGAGGATTTGTTCGACAAGCCGGGCGTCGCCACGCCGGCACAGGTCGCCGCTCCCACTGCTGCTGCGGCAGCGACTACCCCGGCAGCGGGCACGGCGGCAAGCGCTGCGGCAGGACCCGCCGACGCGGGTGTGCAAGCGGCCGCCGGCGACATCGAGGAACTGGCCCCGGAAATCTCGATCGACGATTTTACGAAGATCGACCTGCGCGTGGCGAAGATCGTCAACTGCGAGCACGTGGAAGGCTCCAGCAAGCTGCTGCGCCTGACGCTGGACGTGGGCGAAGGCCGCCACCGCAACGTGTTCTCCGGCATCAAGTCGGCCTACCAGCCGGAGCAATTGATCGGCAAGCTGACCGTCCTGGTCGCCAACCTG
- the apbC gene encoding iron-sulfur cluster carrier protein ApbC, with protein MSITVEDVKAALSAVVDPNTNKDFVSTKSAKNIQIDGDSLSLDIELGYPAKSQVGAIRTGVINALRALPGVGNVSVNVTSKIVSHAVQRGLKVMPNVKNIIAVASGKGGVGKSTTAVNLALALAAEGASVGLLDADIYGPSQPMMLGVSGQPKSLDGKSMEPLEGHGVQVSSIGFMIDPDEPMVWRGPMVTQALQQLLEQTNWRALDYLIVDMPPGTGDIQLTLSQKVPVTGAVIVTTPQDIALLDARKGLKMFEKVGIPIVGVVENMSTHICSNCGHAEDIFGSGGGQKMCADFGVEFLGKLPLTLAIREQTDSGTPTVVAEPDGAVAQIYKDIARKVAIKVAEKAKDMSSKFPTIVVKND; from the coding sequence ATGAGCATCACTGTAGAAGACGTCAAGGCCGCGCTGTCGGCCGTCGTCGATCCGAACACGAATAAAGATTTCGTCAGCACCAAGTCGGCCAAGAACATCCAGATCGACGGCGACAGCCTGTCGCTGGACATCGAACTCGGTTACCCGGCCAAGAGCCAGGTCGGCGCCATCCGCACGGGCGTGATCAACGCGCTGCGCGCGCTGCCGGGCGTGGGCAACGTCAGTGTCAACGTCACCAGCAAGATCGTCTCGCACGCGGTGCAGCGCGGCCTGAAGGTGATGCCGAACGTGAAGAACATCATCGCCGTGGCGTCGGGCAAGGGCGGCGTCGGCAAGTCGACCACCGCGGTCAATTTGGCGTTGGCCCTGGCCGCCGAAGGCGCCAGCGTCGGCCTGCTGGACGCCGACATCTACGGCCCGTCGCAGCCGATGATGCTGGGCGTCAGCGGCCAGCCGAAGAGCCTGGATGGCAAGTCGATGGAGCCGCTCGAAGGCCACGGCGTGCAAGTCTCGTCGATCGGCTTCATGATCGACCCGGACGAGCCGATGGTGTGGCGCGGCCCGATGGTCACGCAGGCGCTGCAGCAGTTGCTGGAACAGACCAACTGGCGCGCGCTCGACTACCTGATCGTCGACATGCCGCCGGGCACCGGCGACATCCAGCTGACCCTGTCGCAAAAGGTGCCGGTCACCGGCGCCGTGATCGTCACCACCCCGCAGGACATCGCCCTGCTGGACGCGCGCAAGGGTCTCAAGATGTTCGAGAAGGTCGGCATCCCGATCGTCGGCGTGGTGGAAAACATGAGCACCCACATCTGCTCCAACTGCGGCCACGCCGAAGACATCTTCGGTTCCGGCGGCGGCCAGAAGATGTGCGCCGACTTCGGCGTCGAGTTCCTCGGCAAGCTGCCGCTGACCCTCGCCATCCGCGAACAGACCGATTCCGGCACCCCGACCGTGGTGGCCGAGCCGGACGGTGCGGTGGCGCAGATCTACAAGGACATCGCGCGCAAGGTGGCGATCAAGGTGGCGGAAAAGGCCAAGGACATGAGTTCCAAGTTTCCGACCATCGTGGTCAAGAACGACTGA